The genome window ACAAAGATCATAATACGCGTAGGCTGCGTAACATATTTGTTGAGAAGCTCTGCTAGCTTCGGGTCAACCTCGGGTTGCCCAGTGGAAGCATCAATAATATCCTCTACAAAGGCGCCAAACTCATAGCCTGCTGGAATCCCAAAATACCGAACATTCCACTCGTCAACGCCATGAATCAGGATAGCCGGGAACATCGGGATGTTATACTTCTTAGCCTCAGGATCCATACTCGTATGCTTAACAATTCTAACTTTCCCGCCTGACGTCTTAGTGATAAGCTCCAGGATCTGCTCCGTATCCTCACAATACATACACTCTGCTTCAGGATCCCTAAAGTACCTTATCGTCACAGGATTCCTCAACTGTGCAAACATCTTTGTGAGCTCTCCCACAAGCTCCTCATCGTATTCAACTGGCATATACAATCCGAAGCCAAATAACCTCCCAATTTTTAAGTCTATCTACACCCTCCTTACCCCACAACCCCTCCAAGGAAACCAGGAACCCAACGTATTTCACATAGCACATGGAAACAATTTCCCTTATTGACACTCCACCAATTATATAAATATCCAAGTTCCAAAGTAAAAATAGAATGCCCTCCTACAATATGAGAAAATATCATAAATCGTATCAAAAAAATTGTATTTAAATATCAATTTTGAGATCATCTCCCATGCGTAAACGATAAAACTACATCTAGATAAATTTTTGATATTGGAATACAAAATCCTTTTATAAAATTCCAAAATAAAAACAATTATAGTACACCCTATGCCAATATATCACGACCAACATGGACACCAAAATTAGACTGGTCCTAGAACAGCTAAAGAATCCAGCCATACTCATACCGCTGCTCATACTCTTGGTGAATGCGGCAATCGGGCTTGCGGATCCGAAAAGGGATCCTTATCCGACTCCATACGTATCTGGCTAAAGTTTAAATTATTGTTTTTCTTTTGATTTTTGAACGTTCTATGAGGAGTAGAATTGACGTTAAAAAATTACTCTATGCTATACCACACTCTAGAACCCTCCGCGAATTAGCCAGGAACGCTGGAGTATCGCACACAGCTGTAAGACGCTTACTAAAAGAATTATCCACACAAGGAGTATTTAGAGTTATAACTGATGACAGTTTTTGGGGTCTTACACGAGTTATAGTACTAGATCAAGAAGGGAGGGTACCTAGACATGTACCCTTCGGAACCACAGGTCTAAGAACCCTAATTTCAGAGCAAGGATCTGGCACGCTTATAATGAGTTATATTCCAAAGCGACTTGTCGACAAATACATGGAAACCTTAAGGGAAGAAGTTGATGTTTCTGAATGGTTCACTAGTAAAGAGTATATTGCATGGCTTCCTAATCCTGAACTTGAAGCTGTTACGCCTAAAGATTTTGAGAAACTCGTAGATAGATCAGCTGAATACGTGCCACCCAGGACAAGAGCGAAGCCCCTAAGCATGCCCGATGAATACGACCTTATACTATTATGGGGGAAACTCTTATATGGTCCCTTTACTAGACCCTCAGATATTTTCTCTAAAATCAGAGGAGTCGAATCGCCATCAAAACAGGTGCTCAGCTATCACTACAGGGCACACTTCCAGCCGGGTTGGCGTTATACAACCTACTTTAAGCTTGAAAGTACAATGGAGGCTCCATTCATTGTTTATTATCTAAAAGGTATCGAGTCAGAGAGAGTAGCAAAGGCATTAGCGTTACTTCCTGGACATGGAATGTCTTTTATCGGCGAGAATCATGCAATATATATGGGTCAGCCTCTCTGCGGTTATCATCCCCTGTTCTTAGAGATACCGCAGACATATAACGTTGAGGCACCATATGGCATATCCTACATGAAGCTAGATCTATACACTGATGTTCCTAGACTCTGGGAAATGCTCGATCGGGACAAGAAGGAGTGGAAGTGGCCTGAACAAAAAATTCCAATCAAACTACAGGAGAAAACATGAAAGATTTCTTTCCCCAAATTCCAGACATGTATACAATTATACGATTACGGAAACTTTTTCGGGATATCCTATTAACACCTTTGAGGGTCTCTTGAGCGCGAATACCCCGTTTGAAACTACTCCGGGAATCGTCATCAGCTCTTTTTCCAATGTTTCCGGGTTTTCAACCTCCCGGAACACCGCGTCGATTATGAAGTTGCCGTTGTCAGTGATTATTGGTCCCAGCTTCCCACTACCTGAGATCCTGATGGAGGCCTGGATGACGCCTGGCATGGACTTTAGAGCCGATACCACTTTTTGGGCGGCGAAGGGGTGGGCTTCAACGGGTATTGGGATGCCTGTAGGCCTTTCTCTTAGCTTTTTCCAGTCTGCTATGATTATGTACTCCCTGGAGAAGTAGTCCACTATCTTTTCCCGGAAAAGAGCGCCTCCAAGACCCTTCACCACCCATTTATCAGGGAACACGTAGTCCGCCCCGTCGAATGCTATCTCGGGTGACTCGTCTAGCAAAGGTCTCTCTGTTAATCCCAGCTTCGACGCCGTTAAACTCGTGTCGTAAGAGGTTGCAACGAAGTATATCTCGAGCCTTTCTCTTCTAACCTTCTCCGCAAGCTTCTCGATAAAGAGCCTGAGCGTTGTGCCGCTGCCAAGCCCTATCAGCATCCCGTCCTTGACGAGTTTTAACGCCTCTTCTACTGCCCTAAGACGAGCCTCTGCTACATCTGCCTCAACTGTTTGAGTGCCCACAAATAATAGGGTATTGGCCGTTTTTCTTAAACGTTTTTTAAATATGGTCAGTTGGAATAGGTATACCCTGGGGAATATGGAGAATCTACCTAACTGGCCCCTGATGGAGGAGGAAATACTTATTGTCGAGGACGAGAAAAATGTCTACTTTAACTTCCCGTATTCTCTCTATAAGAAGGGTATTGAGAAAGAAATCTCGAGGCTCCCAGTCACGGTAACGATCAGCGAGGACTCCCTTGGCGGGAAAAGAGCTCTAGTCGTTATGGAGAAGCATCTTGGAGCCGAGGTCAAGGCCTGGCTCTCAGTAAAGCTTCCCTCACTGAATAAAAAATACTTTATAACAGAGCTTGAAATAATATGAATGCTCCAGATGACGAGCCTTGTAAGGGCGGACTAGTGAAGAGTCGAACCCCGCTGATGGTGTATGCGTCCCCCATCTTTACGGTTGAGGTTGTAGAGCCATTCATAAGCAAGTGGATGTTCATAGAGCTTTCACACGCGTCCAAGATAGTTGGGCGCGAGAGCCTATGGGTCTTTAACGTAAAGAAGGAGTGTGAGAGGGAGAAGCTTTTCTCCATTGCCTCACGTGTTGAGAGCCAGAGTTTCTTAGACAAGCTTGAAGAGCTAAAGAGGGACTTTAATATTATCATACTTGATCCTTCAGGAACAGAAGAGCTTAGACCCACTGACTTTTCTTCGAATACCATCATAGTCGTAGGAGGCATTATGGGGGATCATCCCCCACGGGGACGTACAAGAAAGGAGATTTCGGAAAGAGCGAGTGGTGGGGTACTGTTCAGGAACATAGGTAGCGGTCAGTATACAATAGACGGAGCGATATATATGGCTAGAATGGTATCGCTTGGGAGACCCTTAAATTCAATTCCGGTACAGGTGGGCTTAACTCTCAAGAAAAGACACTTCGAAGTTTACCTGCCATACGCCTATCCCGTTGAAAACGGCAAGGTGGTTATATCCCAGGAAGAGATTCACTACATCCTACACGAACTTGAAGAAGACGAGGCGAGGGCTCTTGGGGAGGGCAAACACCCATCTATCTGTGACTAATCGTTCTCTAGACTTGCACGCGTTCCACGCTGATTAGGTCCGTTGACCCTCTTCTACGCCCAGCCGTGAAGACTACTATATCGCCTACGGATACGAACCCCATCTTCACGGCTTTGTCGAGTAACTCTGAGAAAAGAGATGGCGAGTGCTTGTTTAGGGAGGGCTCGTATACAGCTCTCACACCCTTTAATAAGTTGATATATCTTGCAGTGGGAGGCCAGTTTGTGTAGACTATCATCTCAGCGGAAGGCCTGAACTTTGCCAGTCTTCTAGCCGTGTTACCTCTCTCTGAAAAAGCGAGGATTTTGCCTCCAATGATATTGGAGAGCAGAGCCACTCCCTTAGCTATAGCTTCAAAGTGGTCTTGAGGCTCATAGTCTGCTAACTGTCCTTTTTCGAGTTTTTCCGCCTCCACGATAATCCTCTTAAGCCAGGACACTGCCACGACAGGGTACTTGCCCGCTGCCGTTTCCCCGGCGAGCATCAAGGCATCTGCATCCATCTTCACCGCTGTTATCACGTCCACCACCTCCGAGCGTGTGGGAACAGGGTTGTTTATCATAGACTCGAGTAACTGGGTTGCCACAATGCTTGGTTTTCCCTTAAGTCGGGCTTTCCGCAGGATATCTTCCTGTACCCGATATATTTCTTCTAAGTTGTAGAAGTTTGCAAGGTCGCCCCGCGCGACTAAGACCATATCGCTATGCTCGAGAATGGGCTCTAGGTTTTCAACTGAACTCCTAGTTTCTATCTTCGCGATTATTTTCACGTCCTCCGCTTTTAGATCGTATAATAATTCTCGTAACCTCCTTATGTCTCCCTCGTGACGTACGAAGCTCAAGGCTATGGCGTCGAACCCGTTTTCCACAGCAAACTTGACGTCACCGACGTCTTTCTCCGTCAATGATGGGAGTGGA of Thermofilum uzonense contains these proteins:
- a CDS encoding RNA methyltransferase; this encodes MNAPDDEPCKGGLVKSRTPLMVYASPIFTVEVVEPFISKWMFIELSHASKIVGRESLWVFNVKKECEREKLFSIASRVESQSFLDKLEELKRDFNIIILDPSGTEELRPTDFSSNTIIVVGGIMGDHPPRGRTRKEISERASGGVLFRNIGSGQYTIDGAIYMARMVSLGRPLNSIPVQVGLTLKKRHFEVYLPYAYPVENGKVVISQEEIHYILHELEEDEARALGEGKHPSICD
- the pyk gene encoding pyruvate kinase translates to MTGRKTKIIATIGPSSWSEDILKRLFLEGVEGFRFNFSHADYEVFRGIAAKLRSLETPQRPVTLIADLQGPVVRLGGFDPIQVHPGDKVTFVQGERSSEGIPIPLRTLFELASQGDLLYVEGGRLAFQVLFNDGEKIQAESLLEGELKPKKTITIKGKEYPLPSLTEKDVGDVKFAVENGFDAIALSFVRHEGDIRRLRELLYDLKAEDVKIIAKIETRSSVENLEPILEHSDMVLVARGDLANFYNLEEIYRVQEDILRKARLKGKPSIVATQLLESMINNPVPTRSEVVDVITAVKMDADALMLAGETAAGKYPVVAVSWLKRIIVEAEKLEKGQLADYEPQDHFEAIAKGVALLSNIIGGKILAFSERGNTARRLAKFRPSAEMIVYTNWPPTARYINLLKGVRAVYEPSLNKHSPSLFSELLDKAVKMGFVSVGDIVVFTAGRRRGSTDLISVERVQV
- a CDS encoding MarR family transcriptional regulator — encoded protein: MRSRIDVKKLLYAIPHSRTLRELARNAGVSHTAVRRLLKELSTQGVFRVITDDSFWGLTRVIVLDQEGRVPRHVPFGTTGLRTLISEQGSGTLIMSYIPKRLVDKYMETLREEVDVSEWFTSKEYIAWLPNPELEAVTPKDFEKLVDRSAEYVPPRTRAKPLSMPDEYDLILLWGKLLYGPFTRPSDIFSKIRGVESPSKQVLSYHYRAHFQPGWRYTTYFKLESTMEAPFIVYYLKGIESERVAKALALLPGHGMSFIGENHAIYMGQPLCGYHPLFLEIPQTYNVEAPYGISYMKLDLYTDVPRLWEMLDRDKKEWKWPEQKIPIKLQEKT
- the rpiA gene encoding ribose 5-phosphate isomerase A; translated protein: MGTQTVEADVAEARLRAVEEALKLVKDGMLIGLGSGTTLRLFIEKLAEKVRRERLEIYFVATSYDTSLTASKLGLTERPLLDESPEIAFDGADYVFPDKWVVKGLGGALFREKIVDYFSREYIIIADWKKLRERPTGIPIPVEAHPFAAQKVVSALKSMPGVIQASIRISGSGKLGPIITDNGNFIIDAVFREVENPETLEKELMTIPGVVSNGVFALKRPSKVLIGYPEKVSVIV
- the pdo gene encoding protein disulfide oxidoreductase, which gives rise to MPVEYDEELVGELTKMFAQLRNPVTIRYFRDPEAECMYCEDTEQILELITKTSGGKVRIVKHTSMDPEAKKYNIPMFPAILIHGVDEWNVRYFGIPAGYEFGAFVEDIIDASTGQPEVDPKLAELLNKYVTQPTRIMIFVTPTCPYCPLAVRASHRFAMINKNIYGDMIEALEFSELADQYGVYAVPKNVIQVNGVDRVEFEGAAPDHYFVAKILEAYQVELPAELREAIVGITTEESVVDVEEHEHHHHHHHHEHHHEHY